The DNA segment CAATCAGTGATATGTATGTTTCCAAAAACAGGTGTGCAGTCAAATTGTaaggattatttttattaatttttaattgtctATACATGATAATTTATGTTTGCTTCAGTTGGAATCCAATTAACATTATATGGTATAACATCCatactaaaaaacaaattaaagccgAGATTAttgcatgtgtttatttacatGTTCAGATAttctttattcatatttttatatatttatatatttttttgtataaacaAGGCAAATTACTTTTAAAGATAATCTTCTTTAACTCTCTGTCTGTTGTCTTTGATCAAAACAGTTTTAGAATTTCCAGGTTTAGGGTATGAGACTGTCCACATATGTTAActctttaatgtactgtataaggtacagtacagtatattaagtgTTAAACACTAAACAGTAaccataatgaaaataattaatttcagcTCTACCtggaaaacatacaaacattgaaaaaatatataactaaaacatgtttaagaaacaaaataatttccattaatTTTAGGAAAAGCTTCTATGGGGCAAGCTTCTTCCGTTTCACAACCACAAAGGAACAAGCTGTGTtgtgataatggaaggatggattgcTAAACAAACAAGAGATAAGGAAACACCAGTTTTAATACTCAGAACCATTAGTGCTTTAAAAGTGACATCTATGCATTTTCTTGAACTTGATTATCTTGGATGAGGCAGAGGGAGCCATGCCTTAGCACAGCAGACATGTCTTTTTCTTTGAACGgtttattaaaattttacagtgTGCATACAAACAgcaacaaataatttaattatacgTCAATTAATAGCATGCAGTAGAATGTGCAAAGAGATCAGAGTATGTAGAGAAATCTCATGCGACCCGTGTAAGACATGTAAACATTCCAAAAAAGAAATTGTGCATGGAAAAGATTTAGTAATAAAACTTATGATGACAAACTTCAGATTTCTACATCTTTTCAAAACACTGTTACTTTCCTTTAAGGTCattatttttcagtgttattaTTTTCAGGAATCAAAACTTTGCTGCATCCATATACCAACTGTCCCTTCTAGTTTCTAGATACATGTTTTCTATTACAGGCTTGGAAAAATCaaatacaatttcatttttttaattatggcaTGCTTTAAGAGTAGGTGGAATATAATATTAATCATgtacatgttttgttttcttaaacataCTATTTAGGTATTTAATGCAATGTGTCAAACCTGTAAGCATGGCAacatatagatttttttattcaatacatctttttaaagaaaattaaattcagCCATAATGCTATTAAAAACTAAAGCATTTATTATTAAGCTAAAGAAATAAGTATTTTTTAATCAAGCATTTACTTTTCATTCTTAAAGAACAATGTAATATAAAACAGCAAGAAATAACATTTACATGTTTCCATATtcatacatgtatttatttaattttatcacaACAACAGTTCAAAGCAAATTTCAAGATATTAATACAAAAGTTACTGACTTACTTAGATGGGGATGTCTTCCTTTTTTTTCAAGTATGTGAAAAACTTTTTTACGTATCTCAGGAAGAATCATTCCATATATGACTGGATTTAAAAGAGGAGGAATTATGAGATATTCTAGGGATGCGATGGTACTGAGAgaattttggacatttttcaagTTCAGTCGACTGACAGTAATTTCAAAAAGAAGAGAACTTAAATACAGGACTAGGGTTATTAAATGTGGGAGACAAGTTTGCAAAGCTTTATGTTTATGAGAGCTGGGACTGTTCCAGCAAACTATAATGATTTTTACATAGGAATATATGATGAAAGCAACAGGAATAATAAACAAACCAAACACTGCAGATCCATATGCATTATTGGCTGTTGAGTCTACGCAAGAGAGCTTTACGACTTCCCAGTTGTTGCAATAGGACTTGTCAATTTGATTACCACACAATGGAAGCCTGGCAGAAAGTAATACTGCAATGCTCATCATACAAACAGGATAAACCCATGCAAAAATGATTAATGTACTCAATCTTTTGGATGTCATAATGGTGTTATACTGTAAGGGAGTGTATATAGCAGTATATCTGTCATAGGCCATAAGTGTTAAAATAGTAAATTCTGCcatcatataaacatatatgaAAAATATCTGCATGAAACAAAGAAAGCGAGGAACAACATGATTATCAGCTAGAAGATCAatcattaattttatataaaaacttgTAGAACCTATTAGTGcactaaaaaataaattacataaaataatatacatgGGAACATGAAGACTTCTTTCTGTGATTATTATGGTAATTATTGATATATTCAAAATTACTATTAAGGTATAGGCTGttaatgtaacagaaaaataGGCATATTTGTTGTTTCCCAAGTTATCAAATGCAGTAAGTTTAAAAGCTGATGCATAAGATAGATTGTCCATTGCTCTTCCTTAAACCTGGGGACTAGAAATAAAGTAAAGTTAAAGTTATCTATATTCAGAAATCCATAAAGCAGGAGTAGAAAAAGCAAATGTTAGCACTGAAAAGTTAGAGTTTCAGAAGTATGTTATAAGGAAACATTAGTTAAGATAGCATTTCCATTCACTTGTGAAAAGCTTCATAATAGCATGTTTTCATTCAGCTGTATTTTAATAactgaaagcaaaaaaagaaaatctattaTGCATGAAGGTTGATATTGATATCAATTCATATGCCTGTATTAGACTACTATGCTGTTAATTTATAATTGTTACTAAGAGTCTTATATGCTGAAGGTAAATTAGCTTTTAAGAGTACATTTGTGTAAACATTTTATAGAATGTTATTCTGTACATACTGTagaataaaaaagtaagtagaatgatataaaacctgtttttattttatcactaaataaaatgtacagaatataTATTTACCTTTTTATGATACCAGCTGTAATTTGCAACGGTAGCTTGTTTTGTGCTGAATGATATTTGTCTAAAGGTATAGGGTGCTTTTATATGTTTGCAGGAAGAggctgttttcagtttttattaatatCCAGGGATAACCTTTTGTTTGTTACTCTGTCAGAGACGTGCttcaattaattaatcaaatctcATTGGAGGGGCGTTGGAATGAATGACGATTTCAGATATGCTTCTTCcctcataacaacaacaacaacttatttcttctatagcccaaaatcacacagggaatgcttcagtgggctttaacaggctctgtttctgacagccaccccagccttgactctctaagaagacaagaaaaaaataaatacaacacataAAACAGAGCACAAGCAAGCCACTTCACAGAGTTAGATAACCAATCTGTCATTTCCACCTCACAGTGCTCTTAACATAGTGTAGGTGTACAGAGTGACAACTCTCAAGGTAAGATGccagaatagattataccactcgcTAAACAcaaaactatcacatatgaggatacagatttgttcaaatacatcaaaaataaagtagaaactaagtaatataaataaaaaactccATTGCCAGATTGGAGAAAATGAGGcagagacaagccagacacagtcagagtcctggagacactGGCCAACAAGCCGTCTCATCACTATTGGCCATTCTAGAGctcagtcagtgctgggccagccaatctgatgaaaggacccttctacctgatgattccagtaaTACCATCCATGCCAATGCATAGTTTCCAAAACAGTGTACTTTCCTCATATACCAGTAATAGATAAATTAATGTTTTCTATTATTCAAAAAGCAAATTGCTCAGCTACATTCTCACAAGGGGATTCAATcaagaatattcaaaatacaTAAGTCCAACACAATAAAGAAAATCCTTTGATTACCCGATCAGATACATGAACTAACCTATTAGTGGGTCTAATAGACTTTGATTATTTCTATTATCCTGTGATACTATGCCTTCAAAATTATTGTGTTAGGATTCAAATAAAAAGCTGGACTACAAGAAAGAGGTCCTCATGAAtactactacagtaatccctcacttatcacgggagatagattccaaggccaaccgcgataactgaatttccgcgaagtagggacaccatatttatttaattatttaacgtgtatttggacgtttttaaaccctccctgtattgtttacaacccaccctttactctattaataacagggacaactgctaagcaatatgaaatcggtagataagtttacacttactgtatagcgaagtacacgtagctatatatgacgtgatgatggtgatgaatatgctgtgcagtaaaaatgatgacgatgaaggtgataatcccctgaatgcagtagcaagagcacattaatgctgaatgagtgagatgagacttcctggttaatgcagcactccgtcgctgagccaatcagcagcacacaggaacttaactgcgtgctctgattgggtaacttctcagccatccgccaatagcatctcttgtatgaaatcaactgggcaaaccaactgaggaagcaaataccagaagtaaaaagacccattgtccgcagaaacctgcgaagcagcgaaaaatccgcgttatatatttagatatgcttacatataaaatccacgaagtcgtgaatccgcgaaaagttaaccgcgaagtagcgagggattactgtacagcaattaatatttatgttaatggctaataatactgtttttatgattattatgattattattattactttattgattttatttgaagaaaacagcattccatacaatcatgtcaaatTAAATAAACCAGAATTCAACACCCACCtgtgagaaagagaggagagactaCAACATGAGgaagtctttaaaaataaatgcttattttaagatttgattaattagatcttgcaatatttttaaaaagtgaggattagattttttgcaatttcaaataatatagaaattcttccagttgaacaagaaaAGTCTATGTGCCACTTTAAGGCCATCTTGGAATAAACCAAAAACAGCTGTTGATGGGTTTGGAGTTATTGTgaaaccaaggctgtctgataagcattcaaagatttttgtccagaatgatgttaatttggtgcacacccaaaatatgtgacccagtgagcCTGGAGCTAAATTGCAACATTCTTTTGTTGAATCTTGccttggatacattttggacaattgtaaatgagataaatgtgcttgataaaagattttaagttggatAATTGAAtggtttgcacatatggagctagagtgtattctatgcatggctgccttccactccttttcggAGATgtaaagatcctttccccattgtatcctgggatctttgaaaggataggactttaaaatgtttttatatattggtgagatgctgtctgagtcttcaagactgattagTATTCACTCAGGAATTGAAATAGGTagtaggtgaggaaaattgggaagaTTCCTTTTATTAAAGTTTCCCTAGATAAGGCAaagatttgcatgttcttctaatGAAAAAATTTACATTAAGTAGGCCTTGTATAAATGTGTGCATGTTCATTCATGTACTGTGCCTTTCAACAGGGTAGTGTTCTTTTCTTGGCTGCTGTTTAGCTTTATTCATCCTAACTCTTGTGAGGTTtcagcccggccacagacagacaccaggacacacaatatccaaaaacacacgtttattttacacttcTTTTCCTTGCACAACACAGTGCACTGAAACAGCCACAACagctcagtcctttacttttagttttacttatattttctgccgcctccactcctccagtcgcaagctccgtcctcttcaaCCCGACTCCGgcttcctgaatggagtgaggcggccccttttataatgcacccggatgtgctccagttggtccctgatgaccttccagcagcacttcctggtgtggcggaagtgctgcagtccatggctctggaaccatccaggtgcccccagACATTTGGAAACAAAGGGGGCTACCCATCCTTTACCCCGATTTTGATCTAGCCAGCACAGACCTTCAGGGTTGCCAACACCATGAGTAGAAGACACCAGAGTGTGAACACCATCGTGCGGACTCAGCACAGCTGCTTTCGCTGTGATCAACTGAGACATCTGGCTGCACAAACAATGGCTATCGTTCTGGCCCAGATATGTGACTCGTAGGTTTCCCCTAGATATTAAAGGAGGACACGTTTAAGGTCTCTATTACGTTGGCAGGACGGGAATGCTCGTCAC comes from the Erpetoichthys calabaricus chromosome 4, fErpCal1.3, whole genome shotgun sequence genome and includes:
- the LOC114651079 gene encoding olfactory receptor 10J5-like gives rise to the protein MDNLSYASAFKLTAFDNLGNNKYAYFSVTLTAYTLIVILNISIITIIITERSLHVPMYIILCNLFFSALIGSTSFYIKLMIDLLADNHVVPRFLCFMQIFFIYVYMMAEFTILTLMAYDRYTAIYTPLQYNTIMTSKRLSTLIIFAWVYPVCMMSIAVLLSARLPLCGNQIDKSYCNNWEVVKLSCVDSTANNAYGSAVFGLFIIPVAFIIYSYVKIIIVCWNSPSSHKHKALQTCLPHLITLVLYLSSLLFEITVSRLNLKNVQNSLSTIASLEYLIIPPLLNPVIYGMILPEIRKKVFHILEKKGRHPHLSKSVTFVLIS